In Waddliaceae bacterium, a single window of DNA contains:
- a CDS encoding penicillin acylase family protein, with protein sequence APCIAAWEDFNSYRLDYEEPLWMIIDNKPEYLHGAEYGSWDEELMAYVDDVIDQCRDKKGRVNWKKKKWGKVNKLKIKHPLSNAVPFLGYFLDFPDDSVSGDAETPKVASSTQGASQRMAVVIGSEKTAIFHQPCGQSGNPLSPYYRKGHEDWVLGNPTPLLPGETEHTLTLTSEQ encoded by the coding sequence CGCTCCGTGTATCGCTGCATGGGAAGATTTTAACAGCTATAGACTCGACTACGAAGAACCTCTATGGATGATAATAGATAACAAGCCAGAATACCTGCACGGCGCAGAATATGGCAGCTGGGATGAAGAGCTTATGGCATATGTCGACGACGTCATAGACCAATGCCGTGATAAAAAAGGGAGAGTTAATTGGAAGAAGAAAAAATGGGGGAAGGTCAACAAGCTCAAAATCAAGCACCCACTAAGCAATGCTGTTCCTTTTTTAGGATATTTCCTTGATTTCCCAGATGACTCTGTCTCCGGCGATGCCGAAACGCCAAAAGTCGCAAGCTCGACACAAGGCGCATCACAACGTATGGCAGTAGTAATAGGGAGCGAAAAGACAGCGATATTCCACCAACCGTGCGGACAAAGCGGAAACCCATTGTCACCATACTACAGAAAAGGCCACGAAGATTGGGTCCTCGGAAACCCCACCCCACTGCTCCCAGGAGAAACAGAACATACCCTCA